From Candidatus Zixiibacteriota bacterium, a single genomic window includes:
- a CDS encoding HD domain-containing phosphohydrolase: MNERTAARGMSAEERAVRLSALKAFFATWRAAAVYDENNHAYQSRRGELIQALEATFNLGGSFAIQYQDDYIFVNGERINYDRDFGFGRSLATRFAELGLGGITINPDASTDQVDRALFALAQADRRVAVPYDALTAMWETLGISGITLAPLAAHTASRQTDAGEQSATNARVKRKRRARALFVRSERIVRDCWERVRDNRSFEGSSVERVVHQLIDEVAHDEDMLLEFSTLKDFDEYTFFHSVNVAIYSIAVGMRLGLDRTALADLGIAALLHDIGKVKLPRDLISKPSEFDDDDWLQMQRHPIFGAMTIAAMRVLDGQSGAAIAVAFEHHLKMDLSGYPKLTHPRPLHLFSRIVTVCDSFDAMTSGRVYQRDRIQPDEAMRRLLYRAKEWYDPLVMKAFVSVVGVFPVGSLVRLSDNSVAVVVRNDGVDLYCPEVMVVRDAERQPCRRELKLHIDAADSSSDRLHIMTVLDPHDEGIDVHEYIAGDETPLLPEDVTTTVP, from the coding sequence ATGAATGAACGGACCGCCGCACGGGGGATGAGCGCCGAAGAACGGGCCGTCCGTCTCTCCGCACTCAAGGCATTCTTCGCCACCTGGCGCGCGGCCGCCGTCTATGATGAAAACAACCATGCCTACCAGTCGCGACGGGGTGAATTGATCCAGGCGCTGGAGGCGACCTTCAACCTGGGCGGCTCGTTCGCCATTCAGTATCAGGACGACTACATATTCGTCAACGGCGAACGCATCAACTACGACCGCGACTTCGGATTCGGACGCTCACTCGCGACGCGCTTCGCCGAGCTGGGGTTGGGCGGCATTACCATCAACCCTGACGCCTCGACGGACCAGGTCGACCGCGCGCTCTTTGCGTTGGCGCAGGCCGACCGCCGCGTCGCCGTACCGTATGACGCGCTCACGGCAATGTGGGAGACGTTGGGAATCAGCGGCATCACGCTGGCTCCGCTGGCGGCCCACACCGCGTCGCGTCAGACCGATGCGGGGGAACAATCCGCAACCAACGCGCGCGTCAAACGGAAACGCCGCGCGCGGGCGCTCTTTGTGCGTTCCGAACGGATCGTCCGTGACTGCTGGGAACGCGTCCGCGACAACCGCTCGTTCGAGGGATCGTCGGTCGAGCGCGTTGTCCACCAACTGATCGACGAGGTGGCGCACGACGAGGACATGCTCCTGGAGTTTTCGACGCTGAAGGACTTCGATGAGTACACGTTCTTCCATTCGGTGAATGTGGCGATCTACTCGATCGCTGTCGGGATGCGCCTGGGGCTCGACCGGACGGCGCTGGCCGATCTGGGAATCGCCGCGCTCCTGCACGACATCGGCAAAGTCAAACTGCCGCGCGATCTGATCAGTAAGCCGTCGGAGTTCGATGACGACGACTGGCTGCAAATGCAGCGGCATCCGATCTTCGGGGCGATGACCATTGCCGCGATGCGTGTCCTCGATGGACAGAGCGGCGCGGCGATCGCCGTCGCATTTGAGCACCACCTGAAGATGGATCTCAGCGGCTACCCGAAATTGACACACCCGCGACCGCTGCATCTGTTCTCGCGCATCGTGACCGTCTGCGACAGCTTCGATGCCATGACATCGGGACGCGTTTACCAACGAGACCGCATTCAGCCCGATGAGGCCATGCGACGCCTGTTGTACCGAGCCAAAGAGTGGTACGATCCGCTCGTCATGAAGGCCTTCGTCAGCGTCGTCGGCGTGTTCCCGGTCGGGAGTCTGGTGCGGCTCTCCGATAACTCGGTGGCTGTCGTCGTTCGCAACGACGGGGTCGATCTGTATTGCCCCGAAGTGATGGTGGTCCGGGATGCCGAACGGCAGCCGTGCAGACGCGAGCTCAAGCTGCACATCGATGCGGCCGATTCGTCATCCGACCGGCTGCACATCATGACCGTGCTGGATCCACACGATGAGGGCATCGACGTGCACGAGTACATTGCCGGCGACGAGACGCCGCTGTTGCCCGAAGACGTCACCACGACCGTCCCGTGA
- the lepA gene encoding translation elongation factor 4 — translation MDQQFIRNFSIIAHIDHGKSTLADRLLEMTGTIEQRRMREQVLDSMDLERERGITIKSHAIRMRYTARGGQEHVLNLIDTPGHVDFNYEVSRALSACEGAVLVVDAAQGIQAQTVANAYLAIEAGLTIIPVLNKIDLPAADAARHGAELADLLSCEPGEVIRLSAKAGTNVEELLEAIVQRFPSPRGNPEAPLRALVFDSTYDTYHGAIAYVRIVDGELKKDDRIRFFAHKGEYEIEAVGILQLAYVPTGRIAAGEVGYCTAHMKDIHEARVGDTITTVENPASERLPGFRAIKPMVFSGLFPADVDRYGDLRTALEKLRLNDSSLTFVPERSLALGFGFRCGFLGLLHLEIVRERLAREFGQAIVATVPNVEYHVTMNDGTVRTVDNPAAVPPRGEYESIAEPYVRAHIICPADALGSVMTLANGKRGEYQTTEYITGERARLIFDLPLAEILFDFYDRLKSITRGYGSLDYDPLEYRVRPLEKLEIRLAGKAVDALSTVVHRDNAYRLGRKLCETLKELIPRQQFEVVIQAALGAGKPIARESIKPLRKDVIAKLYGGDVTRKRKLLEKQKAGKKRMKRVGNVDVPPEAFLAVLKVSD, via the coding sequence ATGGACCAGCAGTTCATCCGCAACTTCTCCATCATCGCGCACATCGATCACGGCAAATCGACGCTGGCTGACCGTCTGCTGGAAATGACCGGAACGATCGAGCAGCGTCGCATGCGCGAACAGGTGCTCGACAGCATGGACCTGGAACGTGAACGCGGCATTACGATCAAGTCGCACGCGATCCGCATGCGGTACACAGCACGCGGCGGACAAGAGCACGTCTTAAACCTGATCGACACGCCGGGGCATGTCGATTTCAACTACGAAGTCTCGCGCGCCCTCTCGGCCTGCGAGGGAGCCGTGTTGGTGGTCGATGCCGCGCAGGGCATTCAGGCGCAGACGGTCGCCAACGCCTATCTCGCCATCGAAGCGGGTCTCACGATCATCCCGGTGCTCAACAAGATCGATCTGCCGGCGGCCGATGCCGCGCGTCACGGTGCCGAGCTGGCCGATCTGCTCTCCTGCGAACCCGGCGAAGTCATCCGGCTGTCGGCCAAAGCCGGGACAAATGTCGAAGAGCTGTTGGAGGCGATTGTCCAGAGATTCCCGTCGCCGCGCGGCAACCCCGAAGCGCCGCTGCGCGCGTTGGTCTTCGACTCGACTTACGACACCTACCATGGCGCGATCGCGTATGTGCGCATCGTCGATGGCGAACTCAAGAAGGACGATCGCATCCGCTTCTTCGCGCACAAGGGCGAATACGAAATCGAAGCTGTCGGGATTTTGCAGTTGGCGTATGTGCCGACCGGACGCATCGCGGCCGGGGAAGTCGGCTACTGTACGGCGCACATGAAGGACATCCACGAGGCGCGCGTCGGCGACACAATCACCACGGTCGAGAATCCCGCGTCGGAGCGGCTGCCCGGCTTTCGCGCGATCAAGCCGATGGTCTTCTCGGGCCTGTTTCCCGCCGATGTGGACCGTTACGGCGATCTGCGCACGGCGCTGGAGAAACTGCGGCTCAATGACTCGTCGCTGACGTTCGTTCCGGAGCGCTCGCTGGCCCTGGGCTTCGGATTCCGCTGCGGCTTTCTGGGGCTGCTGCACCTGGAGATTGTGCGCGAACGTCTCGCCCGTGAATTCGGGCAGGCAATCGTCGCGACGGTGCCGAATGTCGAATACCATGTGACCATGAACGACGGTACCGTGAGGACCGTGGACAATCCCGCCGCTGTTCCGCCCCGGGGCGAGTACGAATCGATCGCCGAACCATATGTGCGCGCGCACATCATCTGTCCGGCGGATGCGCTGGGATCTGTGATGACTCTGGCCAACGGCAAGCGCGGCGAGTACCAGACGACCGAATACATCACCGGCGAGCGGGCGCGTCTGATATTCGATCTGCCGTTGGCGGAGATTCTCTTCGATTTCTACGACCGGCTCAAGTCGATCACGCGCGGTTACGGTTCGCTGGACTATGATCCTCTGGAGTACCGTGTCCGTCCGTTGGAAAAACTGGAGATTCGCCTGGCGGGCAAGGCGGTCGATGCGCTCTCAACGGTCGTGCACCGGGACAACGCGTATCGGCTGGGGCGCAAACTGTGCGAAACGCTCAAGGAACTGATCCCGCGCCAGCAGTTCGAGGTGGTCATCCAGGCGGCGCTCGGCGCGGGAAAACCGATTGCCCGCGAGTCGATCAAGCCGCTGCGCAAGGATGTCATCGCCAAACTCTACGGGGGCGATGTCACGCGCAAACGCAAGCTGTTGGAAAAACAAAAGGCCGGAAAGAAACGCATGAAACGCGTCGGCAACGTCGATGTGCCCCCGGAGGCGTTTCTGGCCGTCCTGAAGGTGTCGGACTGA
- a CDS encoding RluA family pseudouridine synthase, translated as MTPLQTDHNSFAFDADPADEGERVDKFLAGRLTDCSRAQIQRAALAGALLINGVAVKSNSRLHDGDRVAVTLMRADADDVPPQPEQIALDIVYEDDDIIVVNKPAGMVVHPAVGHRTGTLVNALLGHGTLTPVAGDRGMRPGIVHRLDKGTSGLMVVARNERAHHLLAEQLRSRTLTRIYWAVCWGHLRKSAIEIDAPIGRSRSDRKKMAVTAKGREAKSHVRVLERYELADLVEVKLQTGRTHQIRVHLSQAGHPLVGDTDYGGGAQHLRGIDPHRRLLGRRMLEAIDRPALHARALALIHPGTATAMEWTASLPEDFIALTQLMRSAQSRADH; from the coding sequence GTGACACCGCTGCAGACGGACCATAACTCATTTGCATTCGACGCCGACCCTGCAGACGAAGGCGAGCGGGTCGATAAGTTTCTGGCCGGGCGACTGACAGATTGCTCGCGCGCGCAGATTCAACGCGCGGCCCTCGCCGGTGCGCTCCTGATCAACGGAGTCGCGGTGAAATCCAACAGTCGCCTGCATGACGGGGACCGCGTTGCCGTCACGCTGATGCGAGCCGATGCCGACGATGTGCCGCCCCAGCCCGAACAGATCGCGCTCGACATCGTGTATGAAGATGACGACATCATCGTCGTCAATAAACCCGCGGGCATGGTCGTGCATCCGGCGGTCGGCCACCGTACCGGAACTCTGGTCAATGCACTGCTCGGACATGGGACGCTGACTCCCGTGGCGGGCGATCGGGGAATGCGCCCGGGGATTGTCCATCGGTTGGACAAAGGCACTTCGGGACTGATGGTCGTCGCGCGCAATGAACGCGCACATCACCTGCTGGCCGAACAATTGCGGAGTCGGACGCTCACGCGCATCTATTGGGCGGTCTGTTGGGGACATCTGCGCAAAAGCGCGATCGAGATCGACGCCCCCATCGGCCGTTCCCGGTCGGACCGGAAGAAAATGGCGGTGACTGCCAAGGGACGTGAGGCGAAATCCCATGTGCGTGTTTTGGAGCGATACGAGCTGGCCGATTTAGTCGAAGTGAAACTGCAGACGGGGCGCACCCACCAGATCCGTGTGCATTTGTCGCAGGCGGGGCACCCTCTCGTCGGCGACACCGACTACGGCGGCGGTGCGCAGCATCTGCGCGGCATCGATCCGCACAGACGCCTGCTCGGACGTAGGATGCTGGAGGCGATCGATCGTCCGGCACTGCATGCCCGGGCACTCGCGCTGATCCACCCGGGTACAGCGACGGCGATGGAATGGACCGCCTCGTTGCCGGAGGACTTCATTGCGCTCACTCAACTGATGCGATCGGCCCAATCCAGAGCCGATCATTAA
- the lspA gene encoding signal peptidase II, which translates to MSGTIPAPPEGSERILSDPIHSRTSPSASEIPIPRHAAGMLWLLSACILTADQLTKWIIRVAMEPGDSVGVFGNWLRITSVRNPGGAFGLRWGHVGIYYAAAILVSIWIIRQIARAGYTRRLSIWALALILGGALGNLADRAIHGEVTDFVDVEFVDLTIPAFDFGFIHHPGYPMDRWPTFNVADSAVSVGIVLLLLTLWYDPIVCLSRKRREALAARDTPTSSPSPTMDSVSDTAADGP; encoded by the coding sequence ATGAGCGGGACAATCCCGGCCCCGCCGGAGGGGTCCGAACGCATCCTGTCCGACCCCATTCACTCGCGAACTTCCCCATCAGCATCGGAAATTCCGATCCCCCGGCACGCAGCGGGGATGCTGTGGCTTTTGTCGGCGTGCATCCTGACAGCCGATCAACTGACCAAGTGGATCATCCGGGTGGCCATGGAGCCGGGGGACTCGGTCGGAGTCTTCGGCAACTGGCTGCGCATCACTTCGGTCCGCAATCCGGGCGGCGCATTCGGTCTGCGTTGGGGCCATGTCGGCATCTACTATGCCGCGGCGATTCTGGTGAGCATTTGGATCATCCGGCAGATTGCGCGCGCCGGATACACGCGCCGCCTGTCGATCTGGGCACTGGCGCTCATTCTCGGCGGCGCGTTGGGCAATCTCGCCGATCGCGCGATCCATGGCGAGGTCACCGACTTTGTCGACGTTGAGTTTGTCGATCTGACCATTCCCGCCTTCGATTTCGGCTTCATCCATCATCCCGGCTATCCGATGGACCGCTGGCCCACGTTTAACGTCGCCGACTCGGCGGTGAGCGTCGGCATCGTGCTGTTGCTGCTGACTCTTTGGTATGATCCGATTGTCTGCCTGTCGCGCAAACGACGCGAAGCATTGGCCGCGCGGGACACGCCGACCTCCTCTCCGTCACCCACAATGGATTCCGTCAGTGACACCGCTGCAGACGGACCATAA
- a CDS encoding TraR/DksA C4-type zinc finger protein translates to MNKKDLDKFEKLLLERRAGLMADIGHLRESTANSTQTEAAGDLSTHAYHMADLGTDANEREKSFYLASKSGRFLYHLDQALRRIADGTYGNCEICGKEISHARLEAVPHARFCIACKEKEEQKQAGR, encoded by the coding sequence TTGAACAAGAAGGACCTCGACAAGTTTGAGAAGCTACTGCTGGAGCGTCGGGCGGGACTCATGGCCGATATCGGCCACCTGCGGGAATCGACCGCCAATTCGACTCAGACCGAAGCGGCCGGCGATCTGTCGACGCACGCGTACCACATGGCCGACCTGGGCACCGATGCCAACGAACGCGAGAAGTCCTTCTATCTCGCCTCGAAATCGGGACGCTTTCTCTACCATCTCGATCAGGCCTTGCGTCGCATTGCCGATGGCACGTATGGAAACTGTGAAATCTGCGGCAAGGAAATCTCCCACGCGCGATTGGAAGCAGTTCCGCACGCCCGCTTTTGCATCGCCTGCAAGGAAAAAGAAGAACAGAAACAGGCCGGACGATAA
- the ileS gene encoding isoleucine--tRNA ligase, with protein MSTTTSKPSKPAESSSRRISYGALEEEILAFWERENIFAATLENRRDARPFVFYEGPPTANGKPGIHHVISRTIKDLVCRYKTMKGFRVDRKGGWDTHGLPVEIEVEKRLGLKSKQQILDYGVDKFNALCRESVFTYKKDWDALTRRIGYWLDLDNPYVTLTNEYIESVWWILAQFFQRGMLYEGHKVVPYCPRCGTGLSSHEVALGYDTVQDPSVTVTMPLADDPDTSFLVWTTTPWTLISNTALAVGEEIDYVLAVKDGKKYILAAARADAVLKNGFEITKRFQGRELIGKRYSPIFDFFTDQPEERIFSVLPAEFVSTDDGTGIVHMAPAFGADDYEIGRRHGLPLLQPVHPDGTFEDRIAPYAGQFVKDADKQIIRDIRHAGRLFDAGQIEHTYPFCWRCDTPLLYYARRSWYIRTSEFRKQLLEANGKIAWFPPEIGTGRFGEWLENNVDWALSRERFWGTPLPIWVCERCKESTAVESVADLQSRGSHVPDPLDLHKPHVDDVTLTCKCGGAMRRVPEVIDVWFDSGAMPFAQWHYPFEHKDDFDRLFPGDFISEGVDQTRGWFYSLHAIAVLLTGQPSYRRCLVNDFILDKSGQKMSKSRGNAVDPWDVINSDGVDPLRWYTLSVSAPWLPTRFDPAAVTEVRNRFFDTWNNTLSFYELYAGIDRIDTPEILRRPASSNEFDRWLVSRTASVIAAVDQAYEGFDITRAVRGIADFLVDDMSNWYVRLNRRRFWMSGTGDDKLGAFASLARTLLAIAQMAAPAAPFYAEYSYRRLVGENGSGVWPRSVHLTDFPKSERSAIDLSLEKRMGAAQRIVGLGRTARTLARLKTRQPLAEAVVVMPTDWSGADVEPMRALIATELNVKKVALRDALGTLGRLTIKPNFPALGKKIGPRMKALQQALSAWTDHDINEFRRRQKGTVTVEGAPISLGGADLIIGVAAADGYHCEADGSLIVGIDTRLTDDLTAEGYARELINRVQNTRKAIGLEVTDRIRLTVRTTPAALAGITAHKDRIKSETLAVELTLAEGAADNGDAHQVDLNGQPAAITIVRAD; from the coding sequence ATGAGCACGACCACATCCAAGCCGTCCAAGCCCGCCGAATCGTCATCTCGGCGCATCTCCTACGGCGCGCTTGAAGAGGAGATTCTCGCATTCTGGGAACGGGAGAATATCTTCGCGGCCACGTTGGAGAATCGTAGAGATGCACGGCCGTTTGTCTTCTACGAGGGACCGCCGACCGCCAACGGGAAACCCGGCATCCACCATGTCATCTCGCGCACGATCAAGGACTTGGTCTGCCGCTACAAGACCATGAAGGGGTTCCGCGTCGACCGCAAAGGCGGCTGGGACACGCATGGGCTGCCGGTCGAAATCGAAGTCGAAAAGCGGCTGGGGCTGAAATCCAAGCAGCAGATTCTCGACTACGGAGTCGACAAGTTCAATGCCCTCTGCCGCGAGTCGGTCTTTACCTATAAGAAGGACTGGGATGCGCTCACCCGCCGTATCGGCTACTGGCTCGACCTGGACAACCCGTATGTCACTCTCACCAACGAGTACATCGAGTCGGTCTGGTGGATTCTCGCGCAATTCTTCCAACGTGGGATGCTCTACGAGGGCCACAAGGTCGTCCCTTACTGCCCGCGCTGTGGCACGGGCTTGTCGAGCCATGAAGTGGCGCTGGGATACGACACGGTCCAGGACCCGTCGGTGACCGTGACGATGCCGTTGGCCGATGACCCCGACACGTCGTTTCTCGTCTGGACCACGACGCCCTGGACGTTGATATCAAACACGGCGCTGGCAGTCGGCGAAGAGATCGATTACGTGCTGGCCGTCAAAGATGGAAAGAAATACATCCTCGCCGCTGCGCGCGCCGATGCGGTGCTGAAGAATGGGTTCGAGATCACCAAACGATTCCAGGGCCGTGAGCTGATCGGCAAACGGTACTCGCCGATCTTCGACTTCTTCACAGACCAGCCCGAAGAACGGATCTTCAGCGTCCTCCCAGCCGAATTCGTCTCGACCGATGACGGGACCGGGATCGTGCACATGGCGCCCGCCTTCGGCGCCGACGACTACGAGATCGGACGGCGCCACGGCCTGCCGCTGCTGCAGCCGGTACATCCCGACGGCACGTTTGAAGACAGGATCGCACCGTACGCCGGGCAGTTTGTCAAGGATGCCGACAAGCAGATTATCAGGGATATCCGCCATGCGGGCCGTCTCTTCGATGCCGGGCAGATCGAACACACCTATCCCTTTTGCTGGCGCTGCGACACGCCCTTGCTGTATTACGCGCGCCGTTCGTGGTACATCCGCACGTCGGAGTTTCGCAAACAACTTTTGGAAGCCAACGGCAAGATTGCGTGGTTCCCGCCGGAGATCGGCACCGGTCGTTTCGGCGAGTGGCTCGAAAACAATGTCGATTGGGCGCTCTCGCGCGAACGGTTTTGGGGCACGCCGTTGCCGATTTGGGTGTGCGAGAGATGCAAGGAGTCGACGGCGGTTGAATCGGTCGCTGACCTGCAATCGCGCGGATCGCATGTCCCCGACCCGCTCGACCTGCACAAGCCGCATGTCGATGACGTGACGCTGACATGCAAGTGCGGTGGCGCCATGCGCCGCGTGCCCGAAGTCATCGACGTCTGGTTCGACTCCGGCGCGATGCCCTTCGCCCAGTGGCATTACCCGTTCGAGCACAAAGACGACTTCGACCGTCTCTTCCCCGGCGATTTTATCAGCGAGGGAGTCGACCAGACACGCGGCTGGTTTTATTCGCTGCATGCCATCGCGGTTCTGTTGACCGGACAGCCGTCATACCGACGCTGCCTCGTCAACGATTTCATCCTGGACAAAAGCGGCCAGAAGATGTCCAAGAGCCGTGGCAATGCCGTCGATCCCTGGGATGTGATCAACAGTGACGGCGTCGATCCTCTGCGCTGGTACACATTGTCGGTTTCGGCGCCGTGGCTGCCGACCCGTTTCGATCCCGCCGCCGTCACCGAGGTGCGCAACCGCTTCTTCGACACCTGGAACAATACGCTGTCGTTTTATGAGCTGTATGCCGGGATCGATCGGATCGACACCCCGGAGATTCTGAGACGTCCGGCGTCGTCGAACGAATTCGACCGGTGGCTGGTATCGCGCACGGCCAGCGTGATCGCGGCCGTCGATCAGGCCTACGAGGGGTTCGACATCACGCGCGCGGTCCGCGGCATTGCCGATTTCCTGGTCGATGACATGTCCAACTGGTATGTGCGACTGAATCGACGCCGCTTCTGGATGTCGGGCACCGGAGATGACAAGCTCGGTGCCTTTGCATCACTGGCGCGCACGCTGCTGGCCATCGCGCAAATGGCCGCACCGGCGGCGCCATTCTACGCGGAGTATTCCTATCGAAGGCTGGTAGGGGAAAACGGCAGCGGCGTTTGGCCGCGCTCGGTGCATCTGACCGATTTTCCGAAATCCGAACGGTCGGCCATCGATCTGTCGCTTGAGAAACGCATGGGAGCGGCGCAGCGGATTGTCGGTTTGGGGCGCACGGCGCGCACGCTGGCGCGGCTGAAGACACGTCAGCCGCTGGCCGAGGCGGTGGTCGTGATGCCGACGGACTGGTCGGGCGCCGATGTCGAGCCGATGCGCGCCCTGATCGCCACCGAATTGAATGTCAAAAAAGTCGCGCTGCGCGACGCCTTGGGAACTCTCGGGCGATTGACGATCAAGCCCAACTTTCCGGCGCTGGGCAAGAAAATCGGCCCGCGCATGAAGGCACTGCAGCAGGCGCTGTCGGCCTGGACCGATCACGACATCAACGAGTTTCGCCGTCGGCAGAAGGGAACTGTGACGGTCGAAGGCGCCCCGATCTCGCTGGGAGGCGCAGACCTGATCATCGGGGTCGCCGCTGCCGATGGATACCATTGCGAGGCGGACGGATCGCTCATCGTCGGGATCGACACCCGCCTGACCGACGACCTCACCGCCGAAGGGTACGCGCGCGAGCTGATCAACCGCGTGCAAAACACGCGCAAGGCGATAGGACTGGAAGTGACCGACCGGATCCGGCTGACCGTGCGGACAACCCCCGCGGCCCTGGCCGGCATCACCGCGCACAAAGACAGGATCAAAAGCGAGACATTGGCGGTTGAATTGACGCTGGCTGAGGGAGCCGCTGACAACGGCGATGCCCACCAAGTAGACTTGAACGGCCAGCCGGCAGCTATTACCATTGTCCGCGCCGACTGA
- a CDS encoding purine-nucleoside phosphorylase: MADWRAQIDGATASIRKQTDAKPSVGIILGTGLGQLGKGIAVEQSIGYETIEHFPRSTVESHAGRLLFGKLGGKSVVAMQGRFHYYEGYSWQQITLPVRVMHKLGVKVLIVSNACGGMNPLFTAGDIMAITDHINFIGGNPLIGPNLDDFGPRFPDMFECYDPALIRLAEQCALDLKIPLKKGVYVAVAGPNLETAAEYRMLRIMGADVVGMSTVPEVLVARQQGTRVAGFSIITDMGLPDNLHPMNHQTIVGVAGKAEPILSNLIGEFVKRLP; encoded by the coding sequence ATGGCCGACTGGCGCGCACAAATCGACGGGGCGACTGCCTCCATCCGCAAGCAGACTGACGCGAAACCGTCGGTCGGCATCATCCTGGGCACGGGTTTGGGGCAGCTCGGCAAGGGAATCGCCGTCGAGCAGTCGATTGGATATGAAACCATCGAGCATTTTCCACGCTCGACCGTCGAGTCGCATGCGGGGCGTCTGTTGTTCGGCAAACTCGGCGGCAAGTCGGTGGTGGCAATGCAGGGGCGATTCCACTACTACGAAGGGTACTCCTGGCAGCAGATCACCTTGCCGGTGCGCGTGATGCACAAGCTCGGAGTCAAGGTGTTGATTGTTTCCAACGCCTGCGGCGGCATGAATCCGTTGTTCACCGCCGGTGACATCATGGCGATCACCGATCACATCAATTTCATTGGCGGCAATCCGCTGATTGGCCCCAATCTCGACGACTTCGGCCCGCGATTCCCCGATATGTTCGAGTGCTACGATCCCGCACTCATCCGGCTGGCGGAACAGTGTGCGCTCGATTTGAAGATTCCGCTGAAGAAAGGCGTCTACGTCGCGGTCGCCGGGCCGAACCTCGAGACGGCCGCTGAGTATCGCATGCTGCGCATTATGGGCGCCGATGTGGTCGGCATGTCCACGGTGCCGGAAGTTTTAGTCGCACGGCAGCAGGGCACGCGCGTCGCGGGCTTCTCGATCATCACCGACATGGGACTGCCCGACAACCTGCATCCGATGAACCATCAGACCATTGTCGGTGTCGCCGGCAAAGCCGAGCCGATCCTGTCGAACCTGATCGGGGAATTCGTCAAACGGCTGCCGTAG
- a CDS encoding YggS family pyridoxal phosphate-dependent enzyme: MTQPSPITQNIRQFEDALNAELTVLGRERHSVTLVAVTKTVPPEAIASAIAAGLTDLGENRVQEAKVKISQVRADAAPTWHLIGHLQTNKTRDAVALFDLIQSVDRGELADAIEHRSDAAGKTQDVLIEVNTTGERQKSGCRPESLDDLVGHVVGLRHLRIRGLMTIGPFVDETAPIARSFRTLRSAFDRLARIDLGFGAMLHCSMGMSGDWRIALAEGSTMLRIGRAIFGERH, from the coding sequence ATGACTCAGCCATCGCCAATCACCCAGAACATCCGTCAATTCGAAGACGCGCTCAACGCGGAACTGACTGTGCTCGGGCGGGAGCGCCATTCGGTGACATTGGTGGCCGTCACCAAAACAGTTCCGCCCGAGGCCATCGCGTCAGCAATCGCGGCGGGTCTCACTGATTTGGGCGAGAACCGTGTCCAGGAAGCCAAAGTCAAGATTTCGCAAGTCAGGGCCGATGCTGCGCCAACCTGGCATCTGATCGGACATCTTCAGACCAATAAGACCAGGGATGCGGTCGCGCTCTTTGATCTGATCCAGTCGGTCGATCGCGGGGAACTCGCCGATGCCATCGAGCACCGCAGTGACGCGGCCGGCAAGACCCAGGACGTCCTCATCGAGGTCAACACAACCGGCGAGCGGCAAAAATCCGGCTGTCGACCGGAATCGCTCGATGATCTCGTCGGCCACGTCGTCGGTCTGCGACACCTACGAATCCGTGGCCTGATGACCATCGGCCCGTTCGTCGATGAGACCGCCCCCATCGCGCGTTCATTCCGCACGTTGCGAAGCGCATTTGACCGCCTCGCCCGGATCGACCTCGGATTCGGCGCGATGCTCCACTGCTCGATGGGGATGAGCGGCGACTGGCGCATCGCGCTGGCCGAGGGCTCGACGATGCTGCGCATCGGCCGTGCCATCTTCGGCGAACGGCATTGA